A genomic segment from Propioniciclava sp. MC1595 encodes:
- a CDS encoding ABC transporter ATP-binding protein, with the protein MPVIEARELTKTFGDFTAVDAISFEVAPGESFGLLGPNGAGKSTTMRMIGGTSLRTSGSLTVLGLDPEANGPEVRASLGVVPQQDSLDEELRARDNLIVYGRYFGLPLSYLKPKADELLEFAQLTEKATAKVSALSGGMKRRLTIARGLVNEPRILLLDEPTTGLDPQARHILWDRLFRLKEQGVTLVLTTHFMDEAEQLCDRLVVIDKGRIVAEGSPRELIQRYSTREVVEVRFGSSRNAEMEGVLRSMTDRLEVLPDRILLYDDAGEVLLDEINRRGLNPLTSLVRRSSLEDVFLRLTGRSLID; encoded by the coding sequence GTGCCCGTGATCGAAGCCCGTGAGCTGACCAAGACGTTCGGCGACTTCACCGCCGTCGACGCGATCTCGTTCGAGGTCGCGCCCGGTGAGTCGTTCGGCCTGCTCGGGCCCAATGGCGCCGGCAAGTCCACGACGATGCGCATGATCGGGGGCACTTCGCTGCGCACGTCCGGGTCGCTGACCGTGCTGGGACTGGACCCGGAGGCGAACGGGCCCGAGGTGCGGGCGTCCCTCGGCGTCGTGCCGCAGCAGGACTCGCTGGACGAGGAGCTCCGCGCCCGTGACAACCTCATCGTCTACGGCCGCTACTTCGGGCTGCCGCTGAGCTACCTCAAGCCCAAGGCCGACGAACTGCTCGAGTTCGCGCAGCTCACCGAGAAGGCCACCGCCAAGGTCAGCGCGTTGTCGGGCGGCATGAAGCGCCGCCTGACGATCGCGCGCGGGCTGGTGAACGAGCCGCGCATCCTGCTGCTGGATGAGCCCACGACCGGGCTCGACCCGCAGGCGCGCCACATCCTGTGGGACCGGCTGTTCCGCCTGAAGGAGCAGGGTGTCACCCTGGTGCTGACCACCCACTTCATGGACGAGGCCGAGCAGCTCTGCGACCGCCTCGTGGTCATCGACAAGGGCCGCATCGTGGCCGAGGGGTCGCCGCGCGAGCTGATCCAGCGGTACTCGACGCGCGAGGTCGTCGAGGTGCGGTTCGGGTCGAGCCGCAACGCCGAGATGGAGGGCGTGCTGCGCTCGATGACCGACCGCCTCGAGGTGCTGCCCGACCGCATCCTGCTCTACGACGACGCCGGCGAGGTCCTGCTCGACGAGATCAACCGCCGCGGGCTCAACCCGCTGACGTCGCTGGTGCGCCGCTCCTCGCTGGAGGACGTGTTCCTCCGCCTCACGGGGAGGTCGCTCATTGACTAG
- a CDS encoding DUF4921 family protein produces MQYSREPDYLTTLADGTVKQLNPFTGTEVWTVPGRGNRPLGLGGVNAKPLDPDKHGAYCSFCEKRYEETPPEKSRVVHRGNTTWETHYRTPAEEMYNTVADFRRVPNLFEILSYEYWNLNYGYTLPTHIAGRREAYLASPAGRAHVLSVVDMKLKASGLSAAKVAAMGEDERIAAASGFFGGGHDLIIARRHFTDGATDDARLAGAGTLTPDEHAQFITYTIESVKGLYDLNRYARYVTVFQNWLKPAGASFDHLHKQLVAIDERGVQHEATLAKLRTNPNLFNEVATNFASYKNLVIAENDHAMAFAGFGHRFPTIEIYSKSEHPDPWEQSHEEVRGMSDMIQAMHAATGADVPCNEEWHYRPIDVDLAMPWRVMLKWRVSTLAGFEGATKIYLNTITPVMLRDRVVERLFALRTERRIADSLKVAFEAPCRPNSLRYAQPRR; encoded by the coding sequence ATGCAGTACAGCCGCGAGCCCGACTACCTGACGACCCTGGCCGACGGGACGGTCAAGCAGCTGAACCCCTTCACCGGCACCGAGGTCTGGACGGTCCCGGGCCGCGGCAACCGGCCGCTGGGCCTGGGCGGGGTCAACGCGAAGCCGCTCGACCCCGACAAGCACGGCGCGTACTGCTCGTTCTGCGAGAAGCGCTACGAGGAGACCCCGCCGGAGAAGTCGCGGGTCGTCCACCGCGGGAACACCACCTGGGAGACGCACTACCGCACCCCGGCCGAGGAGATGTACAACACCGTCGCCGACTTCCGGCGGGTGCCGAACCTGTTCGAGATCCTGAGCTACGAGTACTGGAACCTCAACTACGGCTACACGCTGCCCACCCACATCGCCGGACGCCGCGAGGCCTACCTGGCCTCACCGGCCGGCCGGGCGCACGTCCTGAGCGTCGTGGACATGAAGCTCAAGGCGTCCGGGCTGTCGGCGGCCAAGGTGGCGGCGATGGGGGAGGACGAACGGATCGCCGCGGCGTCCGGCTTCTTCGGGGGCGGGCACGACCTGATCATCGCCCGCCGGCACTTCACCGACGGCGCGACCGACGACGCCCGGCTGGCCGGGGCGGGCACCCTGACCCCCGACGAGCACGCGCAGTTCATCACCTACACGATCGAGTCGGTGAAGGGGCTCTACGACCTCAACCGGTACGCGCGCTACGTGACGGTCTTCCAGAACTGGCTGAAGCCGGCCGGCGCCAGCTTCGACCACCTGCACAAGCAGCTCGTCGCGATCGACGAGCGCGGGGTGCAGCACGAGGCCACGCTGGCCAAGCTGCGCACCAACCCCAACCTGTTCAACGAGGTGGCCACGAACTTCGCCTCGTACAAGAACCTCGTCATCGCCGAGAACGACCACGCGATGGCGTTCGCGGGCTTCGGGCACCGGTTCCCGACGATCGAGATCTACAGCAAGTCCGAGCACCCGGACCCGTGGGAGCAGTCGCACGAGGAGGTCCGCGGGATGAGCGACATGATCCAGGCCATGCACGCCGCGACGGGGGCCGACGTGCCCTGCAACGAGGAGTGGCACTACCGGCCCATCGACGTCGACCTCGCGATGCCGTGGCGCGTGATGCTGAAGTGGCGGGTCTCGACGCTGGCCGGGTTCGAGGGCGCGACGAAGATCTACCTCAACACCATCACCCCGGTGATGCTGCGCGACCGGGTCGTCGAGCGGCTGTTCGCGCTGCGCACCGAGCGCCGCATCGCCGACTCGCTGAAGGTGGCGTTCGAGGCGCCCTGCCGGCCGAACTCGCTGCGGTACGCGCAACCGCGGCGGTGA
- a CDS encoding HAD family hydrolase has protein sequence MTWQPALVALDVDGTLVDASNIVAPQVRAAIQRVADAGVPVILSTGRAWASALTVIEQLPFEHAEHVCSNGAVTVRYPPFEVVDVLTFDPRPVVDRILAEHPAPLLAVEVVGRGYRVSSEFPAGELHGEIEVVSVDELAGSDVTRVIVRDPNASEEEFIELAHRLGLEGVSYAIGYTAWLDIAPEGVDKAHGLARVCGRMGIDAADVLAIGDGRNDIEMLTWAGRGVAMGGSPAELLEVADAVTGSLADDGLVAELARWF, from the coding sequence GTGACCTGGCAGCCCGCCCTCGTGGCCCTCGACGTCGACGGAACGCTCGTCGACGCGTCCAACATCGTCGCCCCGCAGGTGCGCGCAGCGATCCAACGCGTCGCTGACGCCGGCGTCCCGGTGATCCTGTCGACCGGCCGCGCGTGGGCGTCCGCGCTGACGGTCATCGAGCAGTTGCCGTTCGAGCACGCCGAGCACGTGTGCTCCAACGGGGCCGTCACCGTGCGCTACCCGCCGTTCGAGGTCGTGGACGTGCTGACCTTCGACCCGCGGCCGGTGGTCGACCGGATCCTCGCCGAACACCCCGCCCCGCTGCTCGCGGTCGAGGTGGTGGGGCGCGGCTACCGGGTGTCGAGCGAGTTCCCGGCCGGCGAGCTGCACGGCGAGATCGAGGTGGTCAGCGTCGACGAGCTCGCCGGCTCCGACGTGACCCGCGTGATCGTCCGCGACCCCAACGCCTCCGAGGAGGAGTTCATCGAGCTCGCCCACCGCCTCGGCCTCGAGGGCGTCTCGTACGCGATCGGCTACACCGCCTGGCTCGACATCGCGCCCGAGGGAGTCGACAAGGCCCACGGCCTCGCGCGCGTGTGCGGCCGGATGGGCATCGACGCCGCCGACGTGCTCGCCATCGGCGACGGCCGCAACGACATCGAGATGCTGACCTGGGCCGGGCGCGGGGTGGCGATGGGCGGGTCGCCGGCCGAGTTGCTCGAGGTCGCGGACGCCGTGACCGGCAGCCTGGCCGACGACGGGTTGGTCGCCGAGCTGGCCCGCTGGTTCTGA
- a CDS encoding aminoglycoside phosphotransferase family protein: MSRQAWEDGLPRLIEDTFRRWHLTPVGEPMSGVTARVYPVLDADGVRRACKFSHVEADNVGEIPTLTLWGGRPAVELVRADPRRGVLLLEWLDGQLQEHWDADEASRIVAGLYGRLHRRAAPQLPDGHAFVRRWLGELEGLGRAVPAPPRFVDWALRAGRELAAEPGTHVVHGDLHYLNVMARGDEWVAIDPKGYNAAPEYEVAPLLWNRWADLEASGDVGEAIRDRFYAVVDTAGLDERAARDWVVVRCAINLGWAVQDGSAESRQDDWHGSVTRQVTILKAMQAVEP, encoded by the coding sequence GTGTCCCGGCAGGCGTGGGAGGACGGCCTCCCGCGCCTCATCGAGGACACCTTCCGGCGCTGGCACCTGACCCCCGTCGGAGAGCCGATGTCCGGCGTCACGGCGCGGGTGTACCCGGTGCTGGACGCCGACGGCGTCCGCCGGGCCTGCAAGTTCAGCCACGTCGAGGCCGACAACGTCGGCGAGATCCCGACCCTGACCCTGTGGGGTGGACGCCCCGCGGTCGAGTTGGTGCGGGCCGACCCGCGCCGCGGCGTCCTGCTGTTGGAGTGGTTGGACGGCCAACTGCAGGAGCACTGGGACGCCGACGAGGCGTCCCGGATCGTGGCCGGGCTGTACGGCCGGCTGCACCGCCGGGCCGCCCCGCAACTGCCCGACGGGCACGCGTTCGTGCGCCGCTGGCTGGGTGAGCTGGAGGGGCTGGGGCGTGCGGTGCCCGCGCCGCCGCGGTTCGTCGACTGGGCGTTGCGCGCCGGCCGCGAGCTGGCCGCCGAGCCCGGCACCCACGTCGTGCACGGCGACCTGCACTACCTCAACGTCATGGCCCGCGGCGACGAGTGGGTCGCGATCGACCCCAAGGGCTACAACGCCGCGCCCGAGTACGAGGTGGCGCCGCTGCTGTGGAACCGCTGGGCCGACCTCGAGGCGTCCGGGGACGTCGGGGAGGCGATCCGTGACCGGTTCTACGCGGTCGTCGACACCGCCGGCCTCGACGAGCGTGCTGCCCGCGACTGGGTGGTGGTGCGCTGCGCGATCAACTTGGGCTGGGCGGTGCAGGACGGCTCGGCCGAGAGCCGGCAGGACGACTGGCACGGCTCGGTCACGCGGCAGGTGACGATCCTCAAGGCGATGCAGGCGGTGGAGCCGTGA
- a CDS encoding ABC transporter permease, producing MGTAQPVVTFSGMDHAALARRTRRWGWVQYARYRQAAEKPFFWTAFVTALGNPVLYLVAMGMGLGSIVDTDVDGVSYLWFVAPGLLVATVVSTGAQFGTWPIFGGFKWMKNYLAAQATPVEPWQMALGEGVAISVRMFVQALLFWLVGLAFGAWPAVGSLLIVPIAMLASMAMFAPLMAYSATLEEEGLQFNFVQRLVVMPMFLFAGTFFPLASMPVYLQWIGWVSPMWHGTQLARVVSYGAVVPAWLMVLHVVFLIVCVVGGLLAAARTFTRRLVR from the coding sequence GTGGGCACGGCCCAGCCGGTGGTCACCTTCTCGGGGATGGACCACGCGGCCCTGGCCCGCCGCACCCGCCGCTGGGGGTGGGTGCAGTACGCGCGCTACCGGCAGGCCGCCGAGAAGCCGTTCTTCTGGACGGCGTTCGTCACCGCCCTCGGCAACCCGGTGCTCTACCTCGTCGCGATGGGGATGGGCCTGGGCTCGATCGTGGATACCGACGTGGACGGGGTCAGCTACCTGTGGTTCGTCGCGCCCGGGTTGCTCGTGGCGACCGTCGTGTCGACGGGCGCCCAGTTCGGCACGTGGCCGATCTTCGGCGGCTTCAAGTGGATGAAGAACTACCTCGCCGCCCAGGCCACCCCCGTCGAGCCCTGGCAGATGGCGCTCGGTGAGGGCGTGGCGATCTCGGTGCGCATGTTCGTGCAGGCGCTGCTGTTCTGGCTGGTCGGGCTGGCGTTCGGGGCGTGGCCGGCGGTCGGCTCGCTGCTCATCGTGCCGATCGCCATGCTCGCGTCGATGGCGATGTTCGCGCCGCTGATGGCGTATTCGGCGACGCTGGAGGAGGAGGGCCTGCAGTTCAACTTCGTGCAGCGCCTCGTCGTCATGCCGATGTTCCTGTTCGCCGGCACCTTCTTCCCGCTCGCCTCGATGCCGGTCTACCTGCAGTGGATCGGCTGGGTCTCCCCGATGTGGCACGGCACCCAGCTGGCGCGGGTGGTCTCGTACGGGGCCGTGGTGCCCGCGTGGCTGATGGTCCTGCACGTCGTGTTCCTGATCGTGTGCGTGGTCGGCGGCCTGCTGGCGGCCGCGCGCACCTTCACGCGGAGGCTGGTCCGGTGA
- a CDS encoding alpha/beta fold hydrolase: MEETTFTVPSNDGIDLHVYRWAPEGEPRAVIQVQHGLAEHGARYRRFAEALTAAGYLVYAPDARGSGLTAAGKHGDWGPDGWQGWVDDLGVLNKRIREDAPGLPLVLFGHSMGSFATQHFLLDHASDVEAVVLSGTGDAAVLAPMLGSDAPTDLSAFNAPFEHRTGFEWLSRDADEVDKYVADPLCGWAAPSPAGIVSLARAADPEALSAIPKDLPILLISGRDDPVGGAGGEGVEAVAQRYRDAGLTDVEVHLYPEARHELLNETNRDEVTADVIAFLDRALA, encoded by the coding sequence ATGGAAGAGACCACGTTCACCGTTCCCAGCAACGACGGCATCGACCTCCACGTCTACCGGTGGGCCCCCGAGGGTGAGCCTCGGGCCGTCATCCAGGTGCAGCACGGGCTGGCCGAACACGGCGCCCGCTACCGCCGCTTCGCCGAGGCGCTGACGGCGGCCGGCTACCTCGTCTACGCCCCGGACGCCCGCGGCTCGGGCCTCACCGCCGCCGGCAAGCACGGCGACTGGGGACCCGACGGCTGGCAGGGCTGGGTGGACGACCTCGGCGTCCTCAACAAGCGCATCCGCGAGGACGCCCCCGGCCTGCCGCTGGTCCTGTTCGGCCACTCGATGGGCTCGTTCGCCACCCAGCACTTCCTGCTCGACCACGCATCCGACGTCGAGGCCGTCGTCCTGTCGGGAACCGGCGACGCCGCCGTCCTCGCCCCCATGCTCGGCTCGGACGCCCCCACCGACCTCAGCGCCTTCAACGCCCCGTTCGAGCACCGCACCGGGTTCGAGTGGCTCTCGCGCGACGCGGACGAGGTCGACAAGTACGTCGCCGACCCCCTGTGCGGGTGGGCCGCGCCGTCGCCCGCGGGCATCGTGTCGCTGGCCCGCGCGGCCGACCCCGAGGCGCTGTCAGCCATCCCGAAGGACCTGCCGATCCTGCTGATCTCGGGCCGCGACGACCCTGTCGGCGGCGCCGGCGGCGAGGGCGTCGAGGCGGTGGCCCAGCGCTACCGGGACGCCGGCCTGACCGACGTCGAGGTGCACCTGTACCCCGAGGCCCGCCACGAGCTGCTGAACGAGACCAACCGCGACGAGGTCACCGCCGACGTCATCGCGTTCCTGGACCGCGCCCTGGCCTGA
- the pheA gene encoding prephenate dehydratase encodes MIGYFGPAGTFTHQALRTVSGEEAVPYSTVAAVLDAVRAGEVEAGLVPIENSVEGGVTATLDNLALGGDPLVIVREVLLPVSFVLAVRPGYELADVQRILTHPHAYAQTRDWVRMHVPHATVTEGGSTAAAAAEVADPASKYDGTICARVAADLYELDCAATDIADNPDAVTRFVLVRRPGDIPAPTGADKTTLVAYMHADHSGALLEILEQFAMRGVNLTRIESRPTKKAFGEYCFSIDAEGHVGEPRMRGTLKGLHRICREVTFLGSYPRADQVRPKIARGFTADEYEAAEVWMDSLLGRSASERR; translated from the coding sequence GTGATCGGCTACTTCGGCCCTGCAGGCACCTTCACCCACCAGGCCCTGCGCACCGTCTCCGGTGAGGAGGCCGTGCCGTACAGCACCGTGGCCGCGGTTCTGGACGCCGTGCGCGCCGGCGAGGTCGAGGCCGGTCTGGTGCCGATCGAGAACTCCGTCGAGGGCGGCGTGACCGCGACGCTGGACAACCTCGCCCTGGGCGGCGACCCGCTGGTCATCGTGCGCGAGGTGCTGCTGCCGGTGTCGTTCGTGCTCGCGGTGCGCCCGGGCTACGAGCTGGCCGACGTGCAGCGCATCCTCACCCACCCGCACGCGTACGCGCAGACCCGCGACTGGGTGCGCATGCACGTGCCCCACGCGACCGTCACCGAGGGCGGCTCCACCGCCGCCGCGGCCGCCGAGGTCGCCGACCCGGCCTCGAAGTACGACGGCACCATCTGCGCCCGCGTGGCCGCCGACCTCTACGAGCTCGACTGCGCGGCCACCGACATCGCCGACAACCCGGACGCCGTCACGCGCTTCGTGCTCGTGCGCCGGCCCGGCGACATCCCGGCCCCGACCGGGGCCGACAAGACCACGCTGGTGGCCTACATGCACGCCGACCACTCCGGTGCGCTGCTGGAGATCCTCGAGCAGTTCGCCATGCGCGGGGTCAACCTGACCCGCATCGAGAGCCGCCCCACCAAGAAGGCCTTCGGCGAGTACTGCTTCTCGATCGACGCCGAGGGCCACGTCGGCGAGCCGCGCATGCGCGGCACCCTCAAGGGCCTGCACCGGATCTGCCGCGAGGTGACCTTCCTCGGGTCCTACCCGCGCGCCGACCAGGTGCGCCCCAAGATCGCACGCGGATTCACCGCCGACGAGTACGAGGCCGCCGAGGTCTGGATGGATTCCTTGCTGGGGCGATCGGCGTCCGAGCGTCGGTGA
- a CDS encoding aspartate/glutamate racemase family protein, which translates to MKCIGLLGGMSWESTAEYYRLINREVARRLGGLHSARIVLASVDFAEVAALQASGDWDAAGRLLATQAARLEGAGADLVLICANTMHKVADAVQDAIGVPLLHLADATADAVRAAGITRVGLLGTAYTMEQDFYRDRLATHGLEVLVPDADDRAEVHRTIYDELCRGEVLDESHRTHLAIIERLRARGAEGIILGCTELELLLDPDADGSVPLFATTRIHARAAVDAALA; encoded by the coding sequence ATGAAGTGCATCGGGCTGCTCGGCGGCATGAGCTGGGAATCCACCGCCGAGTACTACCGCCTCATCAATCGCGAGGTCGCTCGCCGGCTCGGTGGGCTGCACTCGGCGCGCATCGTGCTGGCGTCGGTCGACTTCGCCGAGGTGGCCGCCCTCCAGGCCTCCGGCGACTGGGACGCCGCGGGTCGCCTCCTCGCCACCCAGGCCGCCCGTCTGGAGGGCGCCGGCGCGGACCTCGTCCTGATCTGCGCGAACACCATGCACAAGGTCGCCGACGCGGTGCAGGACGCCATCGGTGTCCCCCTGCTGCACCTGGCCGACGCCACCGCCGACGCCGTGCGCGCCGCCGGGATCACCCGCGTCGGCCTGCTCGGCACCGCCTACACGATGGAGCAGGACTTCTACCGCGACCGGCTGGCCACCCACGGCCTCGAGGTGCTCGTCCCCGACGCCGACGACCGCGCCGAGGTGCACCGCACCATCTACGACGAGCTGTGCCGCGGCGAAGTGCTGGACGAGTCGCATCGGACCCACCTCGCGATCATCGAACGGCTCCGCGCCCGGGGTGCGGAGGGCATCATCCTCGGCTGCACGGAGCTGGAGCTCCTCCTCGACCCGGACGCCGACGGCTCGGTCCCCCTGTTCGCCACCACCCGGATCCACGCGCGGGCGGCGGTGGACGCAGCGTTGGCCTAG
- a CDS encoding diacylglycerol kinase family protein, producing MRRRIGLAHVALVATAVAFALWTWLALGTSTFAAVDAASRRPGVDPMGTRGQILAAIAIVTTPTVVYTVLAAVTFWAARRRLHNLAWGMGASIPLGWGGAQLVKALARRPRPDTAAPLITAEGWAYPSSHMVAITVLAIMVISAMVVTRRRRTSIVLASTGLVLLWWLVFADRWWLRAHWFTDLIAGGFLGGFVASLCLAVAGVSVIRFGPVHRPPGVARRAGVIFNPVKVPDPVVFRRQVEGECAQRGWEPPLWLETDAADSGIAVSRAARKRKLDLVLVAGGDGTVRTVCATLADSRIPIAILPVGTGNLLARNLGVPLDVADALDVAFDGNAMPVDVVQLRADGGDPDHSMVMAGMGLDAKIMSETNTDLKKVMGPAAYVMAALTTLNSPPFRATVTLDGGSPLRRTPAVALVANVGNVQGQIALAPDALPDDGLIDVMLASPERVGDWGAIATRVLTRAADHPGVERAQVRKLVIETEEPVPFQIDGDTIGECTRLDVGILPGAVLVMVP from the coding sequence GTGAGGAGGCGGATCGGGCTCGCGCACGTCGCCCTGGTGGCGACGGCGGTGGCCTTCGCCCTCTGGACGTGGCTCGCCCTCGGCACCTCCACCTTCGCGGCGGTCGACGCGGCCTCGCGGCGTCCGGGAGTCGACCCGATGGGCACTCGCGGCCAGATCCTCGCCGCCATCGCGATCGTCACCACCCCGACCGTCGTCTACACCGTGCTCGCGGCGGTCACCTTCTGGGCCGCGCGCCGCCGCCTGCACAACCTGGCGTGGGGGATGGGCGCCTCGATCCCGCTCGGGTGGGGCGGTGCGCAGCTGGTGAAGGCGCTGGCCCGGCGTCCACGGCCCGACACCGCCGCACCCCTGATCACCGCCGAGGGCTGGGCCTACCCCAGCTCGCACATGGTCGCGATCACGGTGCTGGCGATCATGGTGATCTCCGCGATGGTCGTCACGCGCCGGCGGCGCACCTCGATCGTGCTGGCCTCAACCGGCCTCGTGCTGCTGTGGTGGCTCGTGTTCGCCGACCGCTGGTGGCTGCGCGCGCACTGGTTCACCGACCTGATCGCGGGTGGGTTCCTCGGCGGGTTCGTCGCGTCGCTCTGCCTCGCGGTGGCCGGGGTGAGCGTGATCCGGTTCGGGCCGGTGCACCGTCCACCCGGCGTGGCTCGGCGCGCGGGTGTCATCTTCAACCCCGTCAAGGTGCCCGACCCGGTGGTGTTCCGCCGGCAGGTCGAGGGCGAGTGCGCCCAGCGCGGCTGGGAGCCCCCGCTGTGGCTCGAGACGGACGCCGCGGACTCGGGCATCGCCGTCTCCCGGGCCGCCCGCAAGCGGAAGCTCGACCTCGTGCTGGTCGCCGGCGGCGACGGCACGGTGCGGACGGTCTGCGCGACGCTGGCCGACTCGCGGATCCCGATCGCGATCCTGCCCGTGGGCACCGGCAACCTGCTGGCCCGCAACCTGGGCGTCCCGCTCGATGTGGCCGACGCCCTCGACGTCGCCTTCGACGGCAACGCGATGCCGGTCGACGTGGTGCAGCTGCGCGCCGACGGCGGCGACCCCGACCACTCGATGGTGATGGCCGGCATGGGCCTGGACGCCAAGATCATGAGCGAGACCAACACCGACCTGAAGAAGGTGATGGGCCCGGCCGCCTACGTGATGGCCGCGCTGACGACGCTGAACAGCCCGCCGTTCCGGGCGACGGTGACCCTCGACGGCGGCTCCCCCCTCCGCCGGACGCCCGCCGTCGCCCTCGTCGCCAACGTCGGCAACGTGCAGGGCCAGATCGCGTTGGCCCCCGACGCGCTGCCCGACGACGGGCTCATCGACGTGATGTTGGCCTCCCCCGAGCGCGTCGGCGACTGGGGCGCCATCGCCACCCGCGTGCTCACCCGCGCCGCCGACCACCCCGGCGTCGAGCGCGCTCAGGTGCGCAAGCTGGTCATCGAGACCGAGGAGCCGGTGCCGTTCCAGATCGACGGCGACACCATCGGCGAGTGCACCCGCCTCGACGTCGGGATCCTCCCCGGCGCGGTCCTGGTGATGGTGCCGTAG
- a CDS encoding DUF1707 domain-containing protein: protein MSTTPQPGPGRELHLRVGTAQRERALELIRNAAADERITFDELEGRVPRALGAVTRADLVAVLEDLVPAAEVDAVVGLDAPIGEGPGYSWDDPLVVEGTGWKQLTVSGEFPGLEFPAPKA from the coding sequence GTGAGCACCACACCCCAGCCCGGCCCCGGTCGTGAACTGCACCTGCGCGTGGGCACCGCCCAACGCGAGCGCGCGCTGGAACTCATCCGCAACGCCGCCGCCGACGAGCGGATCACCTTCGACGAGCTCGAGGGGCGCGTCCCCCGGGCGCTGGGCGCCGTGACCCGCGCCGACCTGGTCGCGGTGCTCGAGGACCTCGTGCCCGCCGCCGAGGTGGACGCCGTCGTGGGCCTGGACGCCCCGATCGGCGAGGGCCCGGGGTATTCCTGGGACGACCCGCTCGTGGTCGAGGGCACGGGCTGGAAGCAGCTGACCGTCTCCGGTGAGTTCCCAGGGCTTGAGTTTCCCGCGCCCAAGGCTTGA
- the serS gene encoding serine--tRNA ligase, which yields MIDPKILRTNPDAVRRSQAARGESVELVDELVAADERRRSLMASSETARAEQKALSARIPKASPEEKAELLAQTKALAASVKEAQAETEAAQATYDQLMMQLGNIVIDGVPSGGEDEGEIIETWGTPRDFAAEGFTPRDHLELGEMLGAIDMERGAKISGSRFYVLTGQGAQLEFALLQHAMAMASSWGFMPMIVPSLVKPEAMAGTGFLGQAAEDVYHLERDDLYLVGTSEVALAAYHSDEILPAESLPKHYVGWSSCFRREAGAYGKDTRGIFRVHWFDKAELFVYCSPEEAEAEHAKLLGYEKAFIESLEIPYQVLDVASGDLGSSAARKFDCYGWLPTQERYREITSTSNCTEFQARRLNIRLRDAEGTRPLATLNGTLCAMTRTIIMILENHQQADGSVRVPEALRPYLGGREFLTPVAAA from the coding sequence GTGATCGACCCGAAGATTCTGCGCACCAACCCTGACGCCGTGCGTCGCAGCCAGGCCGCCCGCGGCGAGTCGGTGGAGCTCGTGGACGAGCTCGTCGCCGCCGACGAGCGCCGCCGCTCGCTGATGGCGAGCTCCGAGACGGCCCGGGCCGAGCAGAAGGCGTTGTCGGCGCGCATCCCGAAGGCGTCGCCCGAGGAGAAGGCCGAGCTGCTGGCCCAGACCAAGGCGCTGGCCGCCTCGGTGAAGGAGGCGCAGGCCGAGACCGAGGCCGCGCAGGCAACCTACGACCAGCTGATGATGCAGCTGGGCAACATCGTGATCGACGGCGTCCCCTCCGGTGGTGAGGACGAGGGCGAGATCATCGAGACCTGGGGCACCCCGCGCGACTTCGCGGCCGAGGGCTTCACCCCGCGCGACCACCTCGAGCTCGGCGAGATGCTCGGCGCCATCGACATGGAGCGCGGTGCCAAGATCTCCGGCTCGCGGTTCTACGTGCTCACCGGTCAGGGCGCCCAGCTCGAGTTCGCGCTGCTGCAGCACGCGATGGCGATGGCCTCCTCGTGGGGGTTCATGCCGATGATCGTGCCGTCGCTGGTCAAGCCCGAGGCGATGGCCGGCACCGGCTTCCTGGGCCAGGCCGCCGAGGACGTCTACCACCTCGAGCGCGACGACCTGTACCTGGTCGGCACCTCCGAGGTCGCGCTGGCGGCCTACCACTCCGACGAGATCCTGCCCGCCGAGTCGCTGCCGAAGCACTACGTGGGCTGGTCGTCCTGCTTCCGCCGCGAGGCCGGCGCCTACGGCAAGGACACCCGCGGCATCTTCCGCGTGCACTGGTTCGACAAGGCCGAGCTGTTCGTCTACTGCTCGCCCGAGGAGGCCGAGGCCGAGCACGCCAAGCTGCTGGGCTACGAGAAGGCTTTCATCGAGTCGCTCGAGATCCCGTACCAGGTGCTCGACGTCGCCTCGGGTGACCTCGGCTCGTCGGCCGCCCGCAAGTTCGACTGCTACGGATGGCTGCCCACCCAGGAGCGCTACCGCGAGATCACGTCGACCTCGAACTGCACCGAGTTCCAGGCGCGCCGCCTCAACATCCGGCTGCGGGACGCCGAGGGCACCCGCCCGCTGGCCACCCTCAACGGCACGCTGTGTGCGATGACCCGCACGATCATCATGATCCTGGAGAACCACCAGCAGGCCGACGGGTCGGTGCGCGTCCCCGAGGCGCTGCGGCCCTACCTCGGCGGGCGCGAGTTCCTGACCCCGGTCGCCGCCGCTTGA